One window of the Pseudomonas knackmussii B13 genome contains the following:
- a CDS encoding peptidylprolyl isomerase, with the protein MPVAMARHILVKTAAEAEQLKQRLARGEDFATLARKHSTCGSAKRGGDLGEIRPGQMVRSIDAVIFKKPLNVVHGPVKSQFGYHLVQVYFRD; encoded by the coding sequence ATGCCCGTCGCCATGGCCCGCCACATCCTGGTAAAGACCGCCGCCGAAGCCGAGCAACTCAAGCAACGCCTGGCCCGCGGCGAAGACTTCGCCACCTTGGCCAGGAAGCACTCCACCTGCGGTTCGGCCAAGCGCGGCGGCGATCTCGGCGAAATCCGCCCCGGGCAGATGGTGCGCAGCATCGACGCGGTGATCTTCAAGAAGCCGCTCAACGTCGTGCATGGGCCGGTGAAAAGCCAGTTCGGCTACCATCTCGTGCAAGTCTATTTCCGCGACTGA
- a CDS encoding DMT family transporter: MTAASALSGSSQPLKGILLVILATSLFSTHDALSKYLSGFYPILLVVWARYLVHTLLMAGIFLPQSGLRVLRSRRPLLQVVRAVCLLGTSLLFTTGLQYIPLAEATAVNFLAPLLVTALSLPLLGERVTAGQWGAVSMGFAGVLAIVHPGGELFTPAVLLPLASALCFCFYQLLTRKLAEVDSPTTSNFFAGLLNTALTTAMVPFVWHTPSLGHALMMIALGTCGMSAHLFLTQAFRHAAPALLAPFGYCQIVFAGLIGWLIFSHVPSALALVGIAVICLSGLAAAWMQRRS; this comes from the coding sequence ATGACCGCCGCCTCCGCGCTGTCCGGCAGCAGCCAGCCCCTGAAGGGCATCCTTCTGGTGATCCTGGCGACCTCGCTGTTCTCCACCCACGACGCCTTGTCCAAGTACCTCTCCGGCTTCTACCCGATCCTGCTGGTGGTATGGGCGCGCTACCTGGTGCATACCCTGCTGATGGCCGGGATCTTCCTGCCGCAATCAGGCCTGCGCGTGCTGCGCAGCCGCCGTCCGCTGCTGCAGGTGGTGCGCGCAGTCTGCCTGCTGGGCACCAGCCTGCTGTTCACCACCGGGCTGCAATACATCCCGCTGGCGGAGGCCACGGCAGTCAACTTCCTTGCGCCCTTGCTGGTCACCGCGCTGTCGTTGCCGCTGCTGGGCGAGCGGGTCACGGCTGGGCAATGGGGGGCGGTGAGCATGGGCTTCGCCGGCGTGCTGGCGATCGTCCATCCGGGCGGCGAGCTCTTTACCCCGGCGGTGCTGCTGCCGCTGGCCTCGGCGCTGTGCTTCTGCTTCTACCAGCTGCTGACGCGGAAGCTGGCCGAGGTGGACAGCCCGACCACCAGCAACTTCTTCGCCGGCCTGCTGAATACCGCGCTGACCACGGCGATGGTGCCCTTCGTCTGGCACACGCCGAGCCTCGGCCACGCGCTGATGATGATCGCCCTTGGCACCTGCGGGATGTCCGCACACCTGTTCCTCACCCAGGCGTTCCGCCATGCCGCGCCGGCGTTGCTGGCGCCGTTCGGCTACTGCCAGATCGTCTTCGCCGGGTTGATCGGTTGGCTGATCTTTAGCCATGTGCCTAGTGCCCTGGCTCTGGTCGGCATCGCGGTGATCTGCCTGAGCGGCCTGGCGGCAGCCTGGATGCAGCGCCGTAGCTGA
- a CDS encoding Gfo/Idh/MocA family protein encodes MTFPLRIALIGAGHMGRQHYQHLLQVPAARLCAVADPGPGAAEFAAECGVPHFTEHRRMLDVAQPQAVIVANPNNLHVATALDCLAAGVPVLLEKPVGVHLDEVRELVAASRGSGVPVLVGHHRRHNPLIARAREVLAEGALGRLVNVTALWQLQKPESYFDVPWRREPGAGFLFTNLVHDLDLLRYLCGEVVQVQAFTSNTVRGLPNEDSAAILLQFENGALGSLTGSDGVAAPWSWELDSGESPVYPRQYDQPCYLLAGTQGALSIPQLQRWHYAEPGAGWHQPLLRGSETFTPGEALRLQLEHFVRVARGEEQPLTDAADGGRTLALIEAVREAAASGRACAPSRIV; translated from the coding sequence GTGACCTTTCCCTTGCGAATTGCCCTGATCGGCGCCGGCCACATGGGCCGCCAGCACTACCAGCATTTGCTCCAGGTTCCGGCTGCGCGGCTTTGCGCGGTGGCCGATCCAGGCCCGGGCGCGGCCGAGTTCGCCGCCGAATGCGGCGTGCCGCACTTCACCGAGCATCGACGCATGCTCGACGTGGCGCAGCCGCAGGCAGTGATAGTCGCTAACCCAAACAACCTGCACGTGGCCACCGCCCTGGACTGCCTCGCGGCGGGAGTGCCGGTGTTGCTGGAGAAGCCGGTAGGCGTGCACCTGGACGAGGTGCGCGAACTGGTGGCTGCGAGTCGCGGCAGCGGTGTGCCTGTGCTGGTCGGCCATCACCGCCGGCACAACCCGCTGATCGCCAGGGCCCGCGAAGTGCTGGCGGAGGGCGCCCTGGGCAGGTTGGTGAACGTGACCGCGCTCTGGCAGTTGCAGAAACCGGAGAGCTACTTCGATGTGCCCTGGCGCCGCGAACCGGGGGCCGGCTTCCTGTTCACCAACCTGGTCCACGACCTCGACCTGCTGCGCTACCTGTGCGGCGAGGTGGTGCAGGTACAAGCCTTCACCAGCAACACCGTGCGCGGCCTGCCCAACGAGGACAGCGCAGCCATCCTGCTGCAGTTCGAGAACGGTGCCCTCGGCAGCCTGACCGGCTCCGACGGCGTGGCCGCGCCCTGGAGCTGGGAGCTGGATTCCGGCGAAAGCCCGGTCTACCCGCGGCAGTACGACCAGCCGTGCTACCTGCTGGCCGGCACCCAGGGCGCGCTGAGCATTCCGCAGCTGCAGCGCTGGCACTACGCCGAGCCGGGCGCCGGTTGGCACCAGCCATTGCTACGCGGCAGCGAGACCTTCACCCCGGGCGAGGCGCTGCGCCTGCAGCTCGAACACTTCGTGCGCGTTGCGCGGGGCGAGGAACAACCGCTGACCGATGCTGCCGACGGCGGTCGAACCCTGGCGCTGATCGAGGCAGTGCGCGAAGCCGCTGCCAGCGGCAGGGCCTGCGCGCCATCGCGAATTGTCTGA
- a CDS encoding MmcQ/YjbR family DNA-binding protein: MTPSQIAAFCLQLPGAREDLKWGSNRVFSVAGNKMFAILDFLDEGRGGLAFKVDSDLFLGYVDRPGISPAPYLARAHWIALQRPYPMGAEELRAALTRSHQLVVARLPKRLRLGLLLDPA, encoded by the coding sequence ATGACACCCAGCCAGATCGCCGCTTTCTGCCTGCAGCTGCCCGGCGCCCGCGAAGACCTCAAGTGGGGCAGCAACCGGGTGTTCTCGGTGGCCGGCAACAAGATGTTCGCCATCCTCGATTTCCTCGACGAGGGCCGCGGCGGCCTGGCCTTCAAGGTCGATAGCGACCTGTTCCTCGGCTACGTCGACCGCCCCGGCATCAGCCCGGCACCCTACCTCGCCCGCGCCCACTGGATCGCCCTACAGCGCCCCTACCCCATGGGCGCCGAGGAACTGCGCGCCGCCCTCACCCGCTCGCACCAGCTGGTGGTCGCGCGCCTGCCCAAGCGCCTGCGCCTGGGCCTGCTGCTGGATCCGGCATGA
- a CDS encoding IclR family transcriptional regulator, with protein sequence MAGSQIERAFSLLESLTGEPRGLPMQTLADRLQIPKSATHRMLAELIRLGYVRQNPENSRYQLSTKLVALGFRYLSSSGADIVQPILDRLAQDSGELVRLGVIDGQRQTWIAKSQGARSGLRYDPDMGRDAPLFYTASGHAWLASLSDTEAMELVQRQGIADPAGFGPRAPRSQDELLGYLKRAREHGYAWVEETSAVGTSAIAAVVSSPLDKRVIGVLSVAGPSARLPEARLHELAPLLLAATAELSAASQASELFA encoded by the coding sequence ATGGCCGGTAGCCAGATCGAACGTGCCTTCAGTCTTCTCGAAAGCCTCACCGGCGAGCCGCGCGGCCTGCCCATGCAGACCCTGGCCGACCGCCTGCAGATTCCCAAGAGCGCGACGCACCGCATGCTCGCCGAGCTGATCCGCCTGGGCTACGTGCGGCAGAACCCGGAGAACAGCCGCTACCAGCTGTCCACCAAGCTGGTGGCTCTGGGCTTCCGCTACCTCTCCAGCAGCGGCGCCGATATCGTCCAGCCGATCCTCGACCGCCTTGCCCAGGACAGCGGCGAACTGGTGCGCCTGGGCGTGATCGACGGCCAGCGCCAGACCTGGATCGCCAAGTCGCAGGGGGCCCGTTCGGGGCTGCGCTACGACCCGGACATGGGCCGCGACGCACCGCTGTTCTACACCGCCTCCGGCCATGCCTGGCTGGCCAGCCTGAGCGACACCGAGGCCATGGAGTTGGTGCAACGCCAGGGCATCGCTGATCCAGCTGGCTTCGGCCCGCGTGCACCGCGCAGCCAGGATGAGCTGCTGGGCTACCTGAAGCGCGCTCGAGAGCACGGTTATGCCTGGGTCGAGGAGACTTCCGCCGTCGGCACTTCCGCCATTGCCGCTGTAGTGAGCAGCCCCCTGGATAAGCGGGTGATAGGCGTACTCAGCGTCGCTGGCCCCAGCGCCCGCCTGCCCGAGGCGCGCTTGCACGAGCTGGCGCCGCTGTTGCTGGCCGCCACAGCCGAGCTGTCCGCCGCCAGCCAGGCCTCCGAACTCTTCGCCTGA
- a CDS encoding sugar phosphate isomerase/epimerase family protein: protein MTDRILSLAALTVLELSPPEMVEVAARAGYSHVGLRLVPATAEEHHFPLVADAELRRQTHARLRDTGVRVLDLEILRLKPETRVADFEPILAVGAEFGGSELLVAGNDPDEARLTERFAELCELADGYALRPHLEFMPWTDAPDLHRAWRVVRNAGMDNACVLVDAFHFNRSGSALNDLAQIPPERLRYAQLCDVAGPRPADMQEILRQARNERRFPGDGDCDLAGLLKTLPANIPLSLEIPTRQLLEQGVSALQRASLALEKTRAVLARL, encoded by the coding sequence ATGACCGACCGAATCCTTTCCCTCGCCGCACTGACCGTCCTCGAGCTGTCCCCGCCGGAGATGGTCGAAGTGGCCGCCCGTGCCGGCTACAGCCACGTTGGCTTGCGCCTGGTGCCGGCCACTGCCGAGGAACACCACTTCCCGCTGGTCGCCGATGCCGAGCTGCGCCGTCAGACTCATGCGCGCCTGCGCGATACCGGCGTGCGCGTGCTGGACCTGGAAATCCTGCGTCTGAAGCCGGAAACCCGGGTCGCCGACTTCGAGCCGATCCTCGCGGTCGGCGCCGAGTTCGGCGGCAGCGAGCTGCTGGTGGCCGGCAACGACCCCGACGAGGCGCGCCTGACCGAGCGCTTCGCCGAGTTGTGCGAACTGGCCGATGGCTACGCCCTGCGCCCGCACCTGGAGTTCATGCCCTGGACCGATGCCCCCGACCTGCACAGGGCCTGGCGAGTGGTGCGTAACGCCGGCATGGACAATGCCTGCGTGCTGGTCGACGCCTTCCATTTCAACCGTTCCGGCTCGGCGCTGAACGACCTGGCGCAGATTCCGCCCGAGCGCCTGCGCTATGCGCAATTGTGCGACGTTGCCGGTCCGCGTCCGGCGGACATGCAGGAGATCCTCCGCCAGGCACGCAACGAGCGGCGCTTCCCCGGCGATGGCGACTGCGATCTCGCGGGGCTGCTGAAAACGCTGCCGGCGAACATTCCGCTGAGCCTGGAGATTCCCACCCGGCAGTTGCTGGAGCAGGGCGTCAGCGCCCTGCAGCGCGCGAGCCTGGCGCTGGAGAAGACGCGAGCGGTGCTCGCTCGTCTCTGA
- a CDS encoding putative glycolipid-binding domain-containing protein gives MNRVLTWEGIWQAPAASWERLQLQDGRADSQLRVAAADGQPPYQLEYRLEWDSAWCLREAELAVEAESFQRHLLLLADGKGHWALGDGSPLAELDGCLDIDIWPSPFTNTFPIRRLGLGDGQAAELDVVYIEAPQLKPVRMRQGYTRQDARHYLYRNLEGSGFQALLEVDEHGLVLDYPTLFRRV, from the coding sequence ATGAACCGCGTACTCACCTGGGAAGGTATCTGGCAGGCACCGGCCGCCAGTTGGGAGCGCCTGCAACTGCAGGACGGCCGCGCCGACAGCCAGCTGCGGGTAGCCGCAGCCGATGGCCAGCCGCCGTACCAGTTGGAATATCGCCTGGAATGGGACAGCGCCTGGTGCCTGCGCGAAGCGGAATTGGCGGTAGAGGCCGAGAGCTTCCAGCGCCACTTGCTCCTGCTGGCCGACGGCAAGGGCCACTGGGCGCTCGGCGACGGCAGCCCGCTGGCCGAGCTGGACGGCTGCCTGGACATCGACATCTGGCCGAGCCCTTTCACCAACACCTTCCCGATCCGCCGCCTGGGCCTGGGCGACGGCCAGGCCGCCGAGTTGGACGTCGTCTACATAGAGGCGCCGCAGCTGAAGCCGGTACGCATGCGCCAGGGCTACACGCGGCAGGATGCGCGGCACTACCTGTACCGCAACCTGGAAGGCAGCGGGTTCCAGGCGTTGCTGGAGGTCGATGAGCACGGGCTGGTGCTGGATTACCCGACGCTGTTCCGGCGGGTTTAA
- a CDS encoding OprD family porin, with protein MGYSCIRDFPRRLPAVLALAGTTCALPAFADGFLDDSKAALTLRNFYMNRNFVGDTKQGKAEEWTQSFILDAKSGYTQGTIGLGMDVLGLYSVKLDGGKGTAGTQLLPVHDDGRPADDFGRLAIAGKAKASKTELKVGEWMPVLPILRSDDGRSLPQTFQGAQLTSKEIAGLTLYGGQFRQNSPRNDASLEDMSLFNRTAYKSDRFNFAGGEYRFNGDRTLIGLWDAQLKDIYQQQYLQLQHSQPVGDWVLGANIGYFWGKEDGSARAGDLDNRTFSGLFSAKYGASTFYVGLQKVMGADEWFRVNGTSGGTLANDSYNSSYENAREKSWQLRHDYDFAALGVPGLTLMNRYIHGDNVHNSSTDDGTEWGRESELAYTIQSGPLKTLNVKWRNSTMRRDWGKTNSFDENRLIVSYPLNLL; from the coding sequence ATGGGCTACTCCTGCATCCGCGATTTTCCCCGCCGCCTGCCCGCCGTCCTGGCCCTGGCCGGTACCACCTGCGCCCTGCCGGCCTTCGCCGACGGCTTCCTCGACGACAGCAAGGCCGCGCTGACGCTGCGCAACTTCTACATGAACCGCAATTTCGTCGGCGACACCAAGCAGGGCAAGGCCGAGGAATGGACCCAGAGCTTCATCCTCGACGCCAAGTCCGGCTACACCCAGGGCACCATCGGTTTGGGCATGGACGTTCTGGGCCTTTACAGCGTCAAGCTCGATGGCGGCAAGGGCACCGCCGGCACCCAGCTGTTGCCGGTGCATGACGACGGTCGCCCGGCCGACGACTTCGGCCGCCTGGCCATCGCCGGCAAGGCCAAGGCCTCGAAGACCGAGCTGAAAGTCGGCGAATGGATGCCGGTGCTGCCGATCCTGCGCTCGGACGACGGCCGCTCGCTGCCGCAAACCTTCCAGGGCGCGCAACTCACTTCCAAGGAAATCGCCGGACTGACCCTCTACGGTGGCCAGTTCCGCCAGAACAGCCCGCGTAACGACGCGAGCCTGGAGGACATGAGCCTGTTCAACCGCACGGCGTACAAGTCCGACCGCTTCAACTTCGCCGGCGGCGAATACCGCTTCAACGGCGACCGCACCCTGATCGGCCTGTGGGACGCGCAGCTGAAGGACATCTACCAGCAGCAATACCTGCAGCTGCAGCACTCGCAGCCAGTGGGCGACTGGGTGCTGGGCGCGAACATTGGCTACTTCTGGGGCAAGGAAGACGGCAGCGCGCGGGCCGGCGACCTGGACAACCGCACCTTCTCCGGCCTGTTCTCGGCCAAGTACGGCGCCAGCACCTTCTACGTCGGCCTGCAGAAGGTCATGGGCGCTGACGAGTGGTTCCGCGTCAACGGCACCAGCGGCGGCACCCTGGCGAACGACAGCTACAACTCCAGCTACGAGAACGCCAGGGAGAAGTCCTGGCAGCTGCGCCATGACTACGACTTCGCCGCGCTCGGCGTACCCGGGCTGACCCTGATGAACCGCTACATCCACGGCGACAACGTGCACAACAGCAGCACTGACGACGGCACCGAATGGGGCCGCGAGAGCGAGCTGGCGTACACCATCCAGTCCGGCCCGCTGAAGACGCTGAACGTCAAATGGCGCAACTCGACCATGCGCCGCGATTGGGGCAAGACCAACAGCTTCGACGAGAACCGGCTGATCGTCAGCTATCCGCTGAACCTGCTGTAA
- a CDS encoding PilT/PilU family type 4a pilus ATPase → MEIQAMLRILSSQDGSDLYLSTGAPPCAKFNGVLKPLSNEPLKAGEVAAIANSIMDEEQRAEFERELEMNLAISVTGVGRFRINIFKQRNEVSIVARNIKLDIPLFEDLKLPEVLLKVVMEKRGLVLFVGGTGSGKSTSLAALIDHRNRNSGGHIVTIEDPIEYVHRHRKSIINQREVGVDTRSFHAALKNTLRQAPDVILIGEIRDRETMEHALAFADTGHLAISTLHANNANQALDRIINFFPEERRPQLLNDLGNNLKAFVSQRLVRTQDGKRRAAVEVLLGTATISDIIKRGEFSMIKEIMDKSRALGMQTFDQALFDLAVEGAISEEEAVKNADSANNLRLKLKLYKDNPATAMAQAAKAQPATPTPAPAAPVEASSWGLELALEEIKAEDEEGKPGI, encoded by the coding sequence ATGGAAATCCAAGCGATGCTGCGGATCCTGTCCAGTCAGGACGGTTCCGACCTCTACCTGTCCACCGGCGCGCCGCCCTGCGCCAAGTTCAACGGTGTGCTCAAGCCCCTGTCCAACGAACCGCTGAAAGCCGGCGAAGTCGCGGCCATCGCCAACTCGATCATGGACGAGGAGCAGCGCGCCGAATTCGAACGCGAGCTGGAGATGAACCTGGCGATCTCGGTCACCGGCGTCGGGCGCTTCCGCATCAACATCTTCAAGCAGCGCAACGAGGTTTCCATCGTTGCGCGGAACATCAAGCTGGACATCCCGCTGTTCGAGGACCTGAAGCTGCCGGAGGTGCTGCTCAAGGTGGTGATGGAGAAGCGTGGCCTGGTGCTCTTCGTCGGCGGCACCGGCTCGGGCAAGTCGACCTCCCTGGCGGCGCTGATCGACCACCGCAACCGCAACAGCGGCGGCCACATCGTCACCATCGAAGACCCCATCGAGTACGTGCACCGGCACCGCAAGTCGATCATCAACCAGCGCGAAGTGGGCGTGGACACCCGCAGCTTCCATGCGGCGCTGAAGAACACCCTGCGCCAGGCGCCGGACGTGATCCTGATCGGCGAGATCCGCGACCGCGAGACCATGGAGCACGCCCTGGCCTTCGCCGACACCGGCCACCTGGCGATCTCGACGCTCCACGCCAACAACGCCAACCAGGCGCTGGACCGCATCATCAACTTCTTCCCGGAGGAGCGTCGTCCGCAACTGCTCAACGACCTGGGCAACAACCTCAAGGCGTTCGTCTCGCAGCGCCTGGTGCGCACCCAGGACGGCAAGCGCCGCGCCGCGGTGGAGGTGCTACTGGGCACCGCGACCATCAGCGACATCATCAAGCGCGGCGAATTCAGCATGATCAAGGAGATCATGGACAAGTCCCGCGCCCTCGGCATGCAGACCTTCGACCAGGCGCTGTTCGACCTGGCCGTGGAAGGCGCGATCAGCGAAGAGGAAGCGGTGAAGAACGCCGACTCGGCGAACAACCTGCGCCTGAAGCTGAAGCTCTACAAGGACAACCCGGCCACCGCCATGGCCCAGGCGGCCAAGGCCCAGCCCGCCACTCCGACGCCCGCGCCAGCGGCCCCGGTGGAGGCTTCCAGCTGGGGCCTGGAACTGGCCCTGGAAGAGATCAAGGCCGAGGACGAGGAAGGCAAGCCGGGCATTTGA
- a CDS encoding MFS transporter: MIHTQASSAASHTPHASIGQKIQGAFAVGKTRWAMLALVFFATTLNYIDRAALGVMQPILAKAMNWTAMDYANINFWFQVGYAIGFVIQGRLIDKVGVKRSFFFAVLLWSFATGAHGLATSAAGFMVCRFILGLTEAANYPACVKTTRLWFPAGERALATGLFNAGTNVGAMVTPALLPLILSVWGWQAAFLAMSCLGLIWVVLWSKHYFNPEEHPRVKQSELDYIHKEAEPAVERVPFSRVLRMRGTWAFALAYSITAPVFWFYLYWLPPFLNQQYNLGISVTQMGIPLMLIWLTADFGSVGGGILSSWLIGRGMRATTARLLSLLIFACTIVSVTFAAHASGLWVAVLAIAVAVGAHQAWTANIWSLVMDYTPKHLMSTVFGFGGMCAAIGGMFMTQIVGAVLTATNNNYAVLFTLIPAMYFAALIWLYFMAPRKVPTSVE, from the coding sequence ATGATCCATACCCAAGCTTCTTCCGCCGCATCGCATACCCCCCATGCCTCGATCGGGCAGAAAATCCAAGGCGCCTTCGCGGTCGGCAAGACTCGCTGGGCCATGCTCGCCCTGGTGTTCTTCGCTACCACGCTGAACTACATCGACCGCGCGGCGCTCGGCGTCATGCAGCCGATCCTGGCCAAGGCGATGAACTGGACGGCAATGGACTACGCCAACATCAACTTCTGGTTCCAGGTCGGCTATGCGATCGGCTTCGTGATCCAGGGACGGCTCATCGACAAGGTTGGCGTGAAGCGCTCGTTCTTCTTCGCCGTACTGCTCTGGAGCTTCGCCACCGGTGCTCATGGCCTGGCGACGTCGGCCGCTGGGTTCATGGTCTGCCGCTTCATCCTCGGCCTGACCGAGGCGGCCAACTATCCGGCCTGCGTGAAGACCACCCGCCTGTGGTTCCCCGCCGGCGAGCGCGCCCTGGCCACTGGGCTGTTCAACGCCGGCACCAATGTCGGCGCCATGGTCACCCCGGCGCTGCTGCCGCTGATCCTTTCGGTCTGGGGCTGGCAGGCCGCCTTCCTGGCCATGAGCTGCCTCGGGCTCATCTGGGTGGTGCTCTGGAGCAAGCACTACTTCAACCCCGAGGAACATCCGCGGGTGAAGCAGAGCGAACTGGACTACATCCACAAGGAAGCCGAGCCGGCCGTCGAGCGCGTGCCTTTCAGTCGCGTCCTGCGCATGCGTGGCACCTGGGCCTTCGCCCTGGCCTACTCGATCACCGCGCCGGTGTTCTGGTTCTACCTGTACTGGCTGCCGCCCTTCCTCAACCAGCAGTACAACCTGGGGATCAGCGTGACCCAGATGGGCATTCCGCTGATGCTGATCTGGCTGACCGCGGACTTCGGTAGCGTTGGTGGCGGCATCCTCTCGTCCTGGCTGATCGGGCGTGGCATGCGTGCCACCACCGCACGCCTGCTGTCGCTGCTGATCTTCGCCTGCACCATCGTCAGCGTCACCTTCGCCGCCCACGCCAGCGGCCTGTGGGTCGCGGTTCTGGCCATCGCCGTGGCCGTCGGCGCGCACCAGGCCTGGACCGCGAACATCTGGAGCCTGGTCATGGACTACACGCCCAAGCACCTGATGAGCACCGTGTTCGGTTTCGGCGGCATGTGCGCGGCCATCGGCGGCATGTTCATGACCCAGATCGTCGGTGCGGTTCTCACCGCCACCAACAACAACTACGCCGTGCTCTTCACCCTGATTCCGGCGATGTACTTCGCCGCCCTGATCTGGCTGTACTTCATGGCCCCGCGCAAGGTGCCTACCAGCGTCGAGTAA